A genomic region of Catalinimonas niigatensis contains the following coding sequences:
- a CDS encoding T9SS type B sorting domain-containing protein — protein MLCCCQAFTAHGQITSPKGRFEVNVVKGCAPLQVTAENTSPFAPTQVPIVWNMNWDGDESTIEVDPEQTAASATYTYTTPGTYKILQVIGNQNDPIDTITIEVMEPLAPQFNAYNCINNAVYVDFSEEDYYDALIIKNGEGQIDTLSTSTNDHIIYQYANQGNYIISVEGLFDGALQSCNPKDTLVTTFDGDMFARVDIDLVRVDGIQSFEIAYDELPPNIPYQLEASENGSNNFEVVVDLPPASSVFTLDDPDFDTQENFYCFRVVAVNLCNPAENIPSNTVCSIALQANPEDLQNRITWQSEGFTEYQLTRNVNPITALSATEYIDTDVECQEEYSYNIIAETSGAVSISSTETITAISNSISSAPQSLNVNLQSISAALTWPSVAEATIYYIYRSEDGGNSQLYDSLQISSSSGLSYIDPQELMTDIRYCYELSYRDACGNESELSEEACILIPRQATVLFPNAFTPNGDGLNDSFEYKANLLQSVQFQIFNRWGELLFSTTEVGTGWDGSYRGKIAPQGTYLYVLDVVDELGNSFRKSGKFTLLTSRP, from the coding sequence ATGCTTTGTTGTTGCCAGGCATTCACAGCCCATGGACAAATAACAAGTCCTAAAGGTCGCTTTGAAGTGAATGTAGTGAAAGGATGTGCGCCATTGCAAGTGACTGCAGAAAATACTTCTCCCTTCGCCCCAACTCAGGTGCCTATTGTCTGGAATATGAATTGGGATGGCGATGAAAGTACAATAGAAGTTGATCCTGAACAAACTGCTGCAAGCGCAACATATACTTACACTACACCAGGTACTTATAAAATACTTCAGGTAATTGGTAATCAAAATGATCCTATAGATACCATTACTATAGAAGTCATGGAACCTCTTGCTCCGCAATTCAACGCATATAACTGTATCAACAATGCTGTTTATGTAGATTTTAGTGAGGAGGATTATTATGACGCATTGATTATCAAAAATGGTGAAGGACAAATAGATACCTTGTCTACTTCCACAAATGATCACATCATTTACCAATATGCAAATCAGGGAAATTACATTATTTCTGTAGAAGGATTATTTGATGGCGCTTTGCAAAGTTGCAATCCCAAAGATACCCTGGTGACTACTTTTGATGGAGATATGTTTGCCAGAGTGGATATAGACTTGGTTAGAGTAGATGGAATCCAAAGCTTTGAAATAGCTTATGATGAGCTTCCGCCCAATATCCCCTATCAGTTAGAAGCATCGGAGAATGGAAGTAATAATTTTGAGGTAGTAGTAGACTTACCTCCAGCATCTTCTGTATTTACCCTGGATGATCCTGATTTTGATACCCAGGAAAACTTTTATTGTTTCCGGGTGGTAGCAGTGAATTTATGTAATCCTGCCGAAAATATTCCTTCAAATACTGTCTGTAGCATTGCCTTGCAGGCTAACCCTGAGGACCTGCAAAACCGAATTACATGGCAAAGTGAAGGATTTACTGAATACCAGCTCACCAGAAATGTCAATCCAATTACTGCGCTTTCGGCAACCGAATATATAGATACGGACGTAGAATGCCAGGAGGAATATAGCTATAACATTATAGCCGAAACCAGCGGAGCAGTCAGTATATCCTCCACGGAGACCATTACCGCCATTTCCAACAGCATTTCCTCCGCTCCGCAGAGTTTGAATGTAAACTTGCAAAGTATCAGTGCTGCCCTTACCTGGCCATCTGTTGCTGAAGCTACTATTTACTATATTTATCGCTCAGAAGATGGAGGAAACAGCCAGTTGTATGATTCGTTACAAATATCCTCATCGTCTGGCCTAAGCTATATTGATCCTCAGGAACTCATGACAGATATTCGCTATTGTTATGAACTCTCTTATCGTGATGCATGTGGCAATGAGTCAGAGCTTAGTGAAGAAGCATGTATATTGATACCTCGTCAAGCCACAGTACTTTTTCCCAATGCTTTTACACCCAATGGAGACGGACTGAATGATAGCTTTGAGTATAAGGCAAATCTTCTGCAATCAGTACAGTTCCAGATTTTTAACCGCTGGGGAGAGTTGCTTTTCTCTACCACCGAAGTTGGCACAGGCTGGGATGGAAGTTATCGGGGAAAAATAGCTCCGCAAGGCACTTATCTCTATGTCTTGGATGTAGTGGATGAATTAGGGAATTCATTTAGAAAATCCGGAAAATTTACCCTACTCACTTCCAGGCCATAA
- a CDS encoding YbaB/EbfC family nucleoid-associated protein has protein sequence MFDINKMMEKVREVQEKMKEAQGKLEEITATAEAGAGMVKATVNGKKQLIDIEIDNDIIKPEDKEIIQDLVVAAVNKALTEVDAKAKEEMKKSTEGFMPNIPGFDFGNMA, from the coding sequence ATGTTTGACATAAATAAAATGATGGAAAAAGTGAGAGAGGTACAGGAGAAGATGAAAGAAGCGCAAGGCAAGCTGGAGGAAATTACCGCTACAGCAGAAGCGGGTGCTGGGATGGTAAAGGCAACTGTCAATGGCAAAAAACAACTCATAGATATAGAAATAGACAATGATATTATCAAACCTGAAGACAAAGAAATTATCCAGGATTTAGTAGTAGCGGCTGTCAATAAAGCTTTAACAGAAGTAGATGCCAAGGCCAAAGAGGAAATGAAAAAGTCTACCGAAGGCTTTATGCCTAATATACCCGGATTTGACTTTGGGAATATGGCTTAA
- a CDS encoding PspC domain-containing protein: MRKIQYFFEEQAFGVCTRLGDILNISTSSIRLFFIYASFLTFGSPVLIYMGLAFIINLRRHLRRQYNQIWN; this comes from the coding sequence ATGAGAAAGATACAGTATTTTTTTGAAGAACAAGCATTTGGCGTTTGTACCCGTCTTGGAGACATTCTTAATATTTCTACCTCGAGCATCCGTTTGTTTTTTATCTATGCCTCTTTCCTTACTTTTGGCTCTCCCGTATTGATTTATATGGGACTTGCCTTTATTATAAATCTAAGAAGGCACTTAAGGAGGCAATATAACCAAATATGGAACTAA
- a CDS encoding tellurite resistance TerB family protein — MSILELLTGKKKKRAKGHLSNLLAVAASDGSFDGLEVDYLLSMAQRYNISEEEVKRIQDNPGAFEYEPPVTDRERFDHLHHLVCMMLIDGEVHEKEKEICKRFAITLGLKKEFVDDFIQVIAEDRAREVPTEVIIGKLLKVAQERELQ; from the coding sequence ATGAGTATCCTAGAACTTCTGACAGGCAAAAAGAAAAAAAGAGCCAAGGGACATCTTAGTAACCTACTTGCAGTGGCTGCATCTGATGGTTCATTTGATGGCTTGGAAGTAGATTATTTACTTTCTATGGCACAGCGATACAATATTTCGGAAGAAGAGGTAAAGCGTATCCAAGATAATCCGGGGGCCTTTGAATATGAGCCACCAGTGACCGACAGAGAACGCTTTGATCACTTGCATCACTTGGTATGTATGATGTTAATAGACGGTGAAGTACATGAAAAAGAAAAAGAAATATGTAAACGGTTTGCCATTACATTAGGATTAAAAAAGGAGTTTGTGGATGATTTTATTCAGGTAATTGCTGAAGATAGGGCACGGGAAGTACCTACGGAAGTGATTATAGGAAAATTACTAAAGGTAGCGCAAGAGAGAGAATTACAATAA
- the ffh gene encoding signal recognition particle protein yields the protein MFDSLSTRLDRAFKTLKGQGSITEVNVATTVKEIRRALIDADVNFKVAKEVTDSIKEKAFGRKVLISVSPGQLLTKIVEEELTDLMGGTQSGINLSGDPAVILISGLQGSGKTTFSGKLAHFLKKQNKEVLLTACDVYRPAAIDQLKVLGEQVGVEVFADKENKNPLEIAKQAITYAKQHSKKIVIVDTAGRLAIDEAMMNEISLLKQSLNPSETLFVVDAMTGQDAVNTARAFDERIDFDGVVLTKLDGDTRGGAALSIKKVVEKPIKFVSNGEKMEAIDIFYPERMARRILDMGDVTTLVEKAQEAFDQEEAERLNKKIRKNQFDFDDFLSQLQQIKKMGNIKDLLGMLPGMNKALKNIDIDDNSFKPIEAIIRSMTPEERGTPVVINGSRKKRIANGSGTSVQEVNNLLKQFEEMRKMMKKMNKMGSKKGLANMNPFA from the coding sequence ATGTTTGATAGTTTAAGTACAAGATTAGATAGAGCTTTTAAGACCCTGAAAGGTCAAGGGTCAATTACCGAAGTTAATGTTGCAACTACGGTAAAAGAAATACGTCGCGCCTTAATAGATGCTGACGTCAACTTTAAAGTAGCCAAAGAAGTCACTGACTCAATTAAAGAAAAAGCCTTTGGCCGCAAGGTGCTTATTTCTGTGTCTCCGGGTCAGTTGCTTACTAAAATTGTAGAAGAGGAGCTCACAGATTTGATGGGAGGAACGCAAAGTGGCATCAATTTAAGTGGCGACCCTGCTGTTATTTTGATTTCAGGTTTGCAAGGTTCAGGTAAAACTACTTTTTCAGGAAAGCTGGCACATTTTCTAAAAAAACAGAACAAAGAAGTTTTACTTACAGCTTGTGATGTATACCGACCCGCAGCGATTGACCAGCTAAAAGTTCTGGGAGAACAGGTAGGCGTTGAAGTATTTGCCGACAAAGAAAATAAGAATCCTCTTGAGATTGCTAAACAAGCCATTACTTATGCAAAGCAGCATAGCAAGAAAATTGTCATTGTAGATACAGCCGGCCGATTGGCTATTGACGAAGCGATGATGAATGAAATTTCATTACTTAAGCAATCGCTTAACCCTTCAGAAACGCTTTTTGTGGTAGATGCAATGACAGGACAAGATGCTGTCAATACGGCAAGAGCTTTTGATGAACGGATTGATTTTGACGGAGTTGTACTAACCAAACTTGATGGTGATACCAGAGGGGGTGCTGCACTTTCTATTAAAAAAGTAGTTGAGAAACCTATCAAGTTTGTGAGCAATGGCGAGAAAATGGAAGCTATTGACATTTTTTATCCTGAACGGATGGCTCGCCGTATTCTGGATATGGGGGATGTGACCACGCTGGTAGAAAAAGCCCAGGAAGCATTTGATCAGGAGGAAGCAGAACGTCTGAATAAGAAAATCAGAAAAAATCAGTTTGATTTTGATGATTTCTTATCTCAGTTGCAGCAAATAAAAAAGATGGGAAACATCAAGGATTTATTGGGAATGCTTCCGGGAATGAATAAGGCACTCAAAAATATTGATATTGATGATAACTCCTTCAAACCTATAGAAGCAATTATCCGCTCTATGACGCCCGAAGAAAGAGGTACTCCTGTCGTCATTAACGGTAGCCGAAAAAAGCGCATTGCCAACGGAAGCGGTACTTCTGTACAAGAAGTAAACAACCTGCTCAAACAGTTTGAAGAAATGCGCAAGATGATGAAGAAAATGAATAAAATGGGTAGCAAAAAAGGCTTAGCCAATATGAATCCATTTGCGTAG
- the hisS gene encoding histidine--tRNA ligase, protein MSKQKPSIPKGTRDFGPAEMAKRNFIFNHIREVYRKYGYQQLETPSMENLSVLTGKYGDEGDQLLFKILNSGDFLSKIEAADYQSGHVAMLPKIAEKGLRYDLTVPFARYVVMNQGEITFPFRRFQIQPVWRADRPQKGRYREFYQCDADVVGTDSLTCEAEIVLMIEEVFERLGVKDISIKINNRKILAGIVEAVGAQGKENDLLIAIDKLDKIGQDKVIAELQERGFEQQAIDKLMPIFKLEGNNSERLEAIRAMMKDSPTGQQGVVEIEEVMQRVSLMGSEAASLEFDITLARGLSYYTGAIFEVKANNVSLSSSISGGGRYDDLTGVFGMPDMSGVGISFGVDRIYDVMEELGLFPEESMDTTQILLISFDEETEKHALSLLSKLRKVGISAEIYPDQVKLKKQFAYADKKGIPYTLVIGTEELQKQAYGLKNLKSGEQELLGLEEIIHRLQQ, encoded by the coding sequence ATGAGTAAACAAAAACCCAGCATCCCCAAAGGAACACGGGACTTTGGTCCGGCTGAAATGGCCAAACGTAATTTTATCTTTAATCACATCCGCGAAGTATATCGGAAGTATGGCTATCAGCAGTTGGAAACTCCCAGCATGGAAAACCTTTCGGTACTCACCGGAAAATATGGCGATGAAGGGGATCAGTTGCTTTTCAAAATTTTGAACTCAGGAGATTTTCTCTCAAAAATAGAGGCCGCTGATTATCAATCCGGACATGTGGCGATGTTACCTAAGATTGCTGAAAAAGGTCTCCGCTATGACCTTACGGTTCCATTCGCTCGTTATGTGGTAATGAACCAGGGTGAGATTACTTTTCCTTTCCGTCGCTTTCAAATACAACCAGTCTGGCGGGCAGACCGTCCGCAGAAAGGACGCTATCGTGAATTTTACCAATGCGATGCCGATGTGGTAGGTACTGATTCCCTCACCTGTGAGGCAGAAATTGTATTGATGATAGAGGAGGTTTTTGAGCGTTTGGGTGTGAAAGACATCAGCATCAAAATCAATAACCGGAAGATACTGGCAGGCATTGTGGAAGCAGTAGGAGCACAGGGCAAAGAAAATGATTTGCTGATAGCTATTGACAAGCTGGATAAAATCGGACAAGACAAGGTGATTGCCGAATTGCAGGAACGAGGTTTTGAGCAGCAGGCCATTGATAAACTGATGCCTATTTTTAAACTGGAAGGTAATAATTCTGAACGTTTGGAAGCGATACGGGCTATGATGAAAGACTCTCCTACCGGGCAGCAAGGTGTAGTGGAGATAGAAGAAGTGATGCAGCGGGTATCTTTGATGGGTTCTGAGGCAGCTTCTCTTGAATTTGATATCACGCTGGCCAGGGGCTTATCCTATTATACAGGCGCCATATTTGAAGTCAAAGCCAACAACGTATCTCTGAGTAGCAGCATCAGCGGCGGAGGACGGTACGATGACCTGACCGGCGTATTTGGCATGCCCGATATGTCGGGAGTCGGTATTTCTTTCGGTGTAGACCGGATTTATGATGTGATGGAAGAACTGGGTTTATTTCCGGAAGAAAGCATGGATACCACCCAGATTTTGCTGATTAGTTTTGATGAAGAAACCGAAAAACATGCTCTCTCCCTATTGAGCAAATTGCGGAAGGTGGGAATTAGCGCCGAGATCTACCCGGATCAGGTAAAACTCAAAAAACAGTTTGCTTACGCTGATAAGAAAGGCATACCTTATACGCTGGTGATAGGCACTGAAGAGCTGCAAAAACAGGCTTACGGTTTAAAGAACCTCAAAAGCGGCGAGCAGGAATTGCTAGGCCTGGAAGAGATAATCCACAGACTTCAACAATGA
- a CDS encoding metallophosphoesterase family protein yields MKILLFSDTHSYIDETILSYCEMADEVWHAGDIGDFSLVERIQEIKPLRAVYGNIDGEAVRSTYPEDLWFEVEGLSIWMTHIGGYPPRYNSRVRKVLSGRQPDIFVCGHSHILKVLRDQERRGMLCLNPGAAGKHGFQKVRTMLRFELQSGKVKGMEAIELGKK; encoded by the coding sequence ATGAAAATTTTACTGTTCTCTGATACGCATAGTTATATAGACGAAACTATATTATCATACTGTGAGATGGCAGATGAAGTGTGGCATGCAGGTGATATCGGTGATTTTTCTCTGGTAGAAAGAATACAGGAAATTAAGCCTTTGAGGGCGGTGTACGGCAATATTGATGGTGAGGCTGTTAGGAGTACTTATCCCGAAGATTTATGGTTTGAAGTAGAAGGACTTAGTATCTGGATGACCCATATTGGCGGTTATCCACCACGCTATAATTCCAGAGTGAGAAAGGTTTTGTCAGGGCGTCAGCCAGACATTTTTGTGTGCGGACATTCTCATATTCTGAAGGTGCTTAGAGATCAGGAGAGAAGAGGGATGCTTTGCTTAAACCCGGGGGCAGCCGGCAAACATGGATTTCAGAAAGTTCGTACCATGCTCCGTTTTGAGTTGCAAAGCGGAAAAGTCAAGGGGATGGAAGCCATAGAATTGGGAAAGAAATAG
- a CDS encoding MBL fold metallo-hydrolase — translation MITTLDLNFLGIDRAIAAFLVETSEGPVLIESGPYTTYSRLTDQIKNAGYAPADIQHVLLTHIHFDHAGAAWAFAEQGAKIYVHPFGAKHLAQPEKLWNSAKRIYQDDMERLWGDMQPIPDEQVISVEHGEVIKLGDATFKAWHTPGHAVHHIAWQFKDVVFTGDVAGVRVHPEDQLVEPPCPPPDINIEDWLDSIKKMRELKPKALYLTHFGKVEDIDWHLDELEIRLMEWSNWIKVKMELGQSPEETVPEFKAFVAKQLKEMGIEEDAIKQYEAANPSYMSVSGLMRYWKKKQERGEV, via the coding sequence ATGATCACCACCTTAGACCTCAATTTTTTAGGTATTGACCGGGCCATTGCTGCTTTTCTTGTAGAAACTTCTGAGGGTCCCGTACTGATTGAAAGCGGTCCTTACACTACTTATTCCCGTTTGACAGACCAGATCAAAAATGCCGGATATGCACCTGCGGATATTCAGCATGTGCTGCTTACCCACATCCATTTTGACCATGCTGGAGCTGCCTGGGCTTTTGCGGAGCAAGGCGCTAAGATTTATGTCCATCCTTTTGGAGCGAAGCATCTGGCGCAGCCTGAAAAATTGTGGAATTCTGCCAAAAGAATTTATCAGGATGACATGGAGCGCTTGTGGGGAGATATGCAGCCCATTCCTGATGAACAGGTTATATCAGTTGAACATGGGGAAGTAATAAAATTAGGAGATGCTACTTTCAAAGCTTGGCACACTCCGGGACATGCAGTGCATCATATTGCCTGGCAGTTTAAAGATGTGGTCTTTACCGGAGATGTGGCAGGAGTGAGGGTACATCCTGAAGATCAACTGGTAGAGCCCCCTTGTCCACCACCTGATATCAATATAGAGGATTGGTTAGATTCCATTAAAAAAATGCGTGAGCTTAAGCCTAAAGCCTTGTACCTTACGCATTTCGGCAAAGTAGAAGATATAGACTGGCATCTGGATGAATTGGAAATACGGCTGATGGAATGGAGCAACTGGATCAAGGTTAAAATGGAGCTTGGGCAAAGCCCTGAAGAGACCGTACCTGAGTTTAAAGCATTTGTAGCCAAGCAACTGAAAGAAATGGGAATAGAAGAGGATGCAATCAAACAGTACGAAGCGGCCAATCCTTCCTATATGAGCGTTTCCGGCCTTATGCGTTACTGGAAAAAGAAACAGGAAAGAGGAGAGGTTTGA
- a CDS encoding YdcF family protein, with translation MLWWEVPPTLISKLPDYNVGIVLGGITSDKEPRDRVHVTGAADRILHAIQLYREGKIEKILISGGTGKILKDSIPEAVLLKNILLLSQIPQQDILIESSSRNTHENALFSAEILKEKYPSQKYLLITSAFHMHRARACFEKVGLSVDPFSVDMRSNKNEYTPDVLFIPASGAIGNWEIMIKEWMGMLAYQVSGYI, from the coding sequence ATGCTTTGGTGGGAGGTACCTCCAACATTAATTAGTAAGTTACCTGACTACAATGTGGGGATTGTGTTAGGAGGAATCACCTCAGATAAAGAACCGCGTGACAGGGTGCACGTAACCGGTGCTGCTGACAGGATTTTGCATGCCATACAGTTGTATCGTGAAGGAAAAATTGAAAAGATACTTATCAGTGGGGGAACAGGAAAAATCCTGAAAGACAGTATTCCTGAGGCGGTATTACTCAAAAACATACTATTACTCAGCCAGATACCTCAACAGGATATTCTGATAGAATCTTCTTCCAGAAATACCCATGAAAATGCCCTGTTTAGTGCAGAAATTCTAAAAGAAAAATATCCATCACAAAAATATCTGCTCATCACCTCCGCTTTTCATATGCATAGGGCCAGGGCCTGTTTTGAAAAAGTAGGACTTTCGGTTGATCCTTTTAGTGTAGATATGAGAAGCAACAAAAATGAATATACTCCCGATGTGCTTTTTATTCCCGCTTCGGGAGCCATTGGCAATTGGGAGATTATGATTAAAGAATGGATGGGAATGCTTGCTTATCAAGTCTCAGGATATATTTAA
- a CDS encoding DEAD/DEAH box helicase — protein MTFKDFNFHPELQEGISAMGFDEPTPVQQQAIPPILEGKDVIACAQTGTGKTAAYLLPILNDLSHNKSDNISTLIIVPTRELALQIDQQLEGFSYFTSVSSITIYGGSDGATFDRQKSALKQGTDIIIATPGKLMSHLNLGYVKLDHLRHFILDEADRMLDMGFYEDIMRIASYLPKKKQSLMFSATMPPKIRQMAKNIQLEPEEISIAISKTASGILQAAFILYDSQKLPLLEHLLKAKKIGSLIVFCARKTTVKEISKALDGLDYNIAAIHSDLEQSEREDIMRKFRNKQLQVLVATDILSRGIDVEGIELIINYDVPNDAEDYVHRVGRTARADKKGAAFTFVGPKEQRSFSQIEKFLEKEIVKAKLPEYIGEGPAYNLNPPRGGKTNNYRKGKKRSQNKREGN, from the coding sequence TTGACTTTTAAAGATTTTAATTTTCATCCCGAACTACAGGAAGGAATCAGCGCAATGGGCTTTGATGAGCCGACACCTGTTCAGCAACAAGCTATACCACCAATTTTAGAAGGTAAAGATGTAATCGCCTGCGCACAGACAGGTACAGGTAAAACGGCTGCTTATCTTTTACCTATCTTGAATGACCTATCCCACAATAAGTCTGATAATATCAGTACATTGATCATAGTACCTACCAGAGAGCTGGCTTTGCAGATAGATCAGCAACTTGAAGGTTTTTCCTACTTTACTTCAGTAAGCTCGATTACGATCTATGGTGGAAGCGATGGTGCTACATTTGACCGCCAGAAATCAGCTTTAAAGCAGGGAACTGATATTATTATTGCTACTCCGGGTAAACTCATGTCGCACCTCAATCTAGGATATGTTAAGCTGGATCATCTCAGGCACTTTATTTTGGATGAGGCGGACCGGATGCTAGACATGGGATTTTATGAAGATATCATGCGTATCGCCAGTTATCTTCCCAAGAAAAAACAGTCACTTATGTTTTCAGCTACTATGCCTCCTAAAATCAGGCAAATGGCTAAAAACATACAACTGGAGCCTGAGGAGATTAGCATTGCTATATCCAAAACTGCCTCTGGTATATTGCAAGCTGCATTTATATTGTATGATAGCCAGAAATTACCTCTCTTGGAGCACCTGCTAAAAGCAAAAAAGATAGGGTCTTTAATTGTATTTTGTGCACGTAAAACAACTGTGAAAGAGATCAGCAAAGCATTGGATGGGCTAGACTATAATATTGCTGCTATCCATTCTGATCTGGAACAAAGTGAGCGTGAAGATATCATGCGAAAATTCAGAAATAAGCAACTTCAGGTATTAGTCGCTACTGATATTTTATCGAGAGGAATTGATGTGGAAGGCATAGAACTCATCATCAATTATGATGTACCCAATGATGCGGAGGATTATGTTCATAGAGTAGGTAGAACCGCTCGCGCTGACAAAAAAGGGGCAGCTTTTACTTTTGTAGGTCCTAAAGAGCAACGCTCATTCAGCCAGATTGAAAAGTTTTTAGAAAAAGAAATTGTTAAAGCAAAACTCCCGGAGTACATAGGAGAAGGGCCTGCCTACAATCTCAACCCGCCCCGGGGAGGAAAGACTAATAATTATCGAAAAGGAAAGAAAAGAAGCCAGAACAAAAGAGAAGGTAATTAA
- a CDS encoding pyruvate dehydrogenase complex E1 component subunit beta, whose product MREIQFREAIQEAMSEEMRRDENVFLMGEEVAEYNGAYKASQGMLDEFGAKRIIDTPIAELGFTGIGIGAAMNGLRPIIEFMTFNFSLVAIDQIINGAAKMMSMSGGQLPIPIVFRGPTGNAGQLSSQHSQNFDSWYANTPGLKVVVPSNPMQAKGLLKSSIRDNDPVIFMESELMYGDKGDVPEDNEFLLPIGEAEVVRSGTDVTIVSFGKMMKVAFEAADELAKDDVSAEVIDLRTIRPIDYQTVVDSVKKTNRLVIVEEAWPLAAISSEITYHIQRHAFDYLDAPIRRINNWDVPLPYAPTLIEEILPNAKKTVQACKDVMYIS is encoded by the coding sequence ATGAGAGAAATACAATTTAGAGAGGCCATTCAAGAGGCCATGTCTGAAGAAATGCGTAGAGACGAAAACGTATTCCTAATGGGCGAAGAAGTGGCTGAATACAATGGTGCATACAAAGCAAGCCAGGGTATGCTAGATGAATTTGGTGCTAAACGTATCATTGATACTCCTATTGCAGAACTGGGTTTTACAGGAATCGGCATAGGGGCTGCAATGAATGGGTTGAGGCCTATTATTGAATTCATGACTTTTAACTTTTCACTGGTAGCCATTGATCAGATTATCAATGGGGCAGCTAAAATGATGTCTATGTCGGGCGGTCAACTGCCAATACCCATTGTTTTTCGTGGGCCAACTGGTAATGCTGGCCAGCTAAGCTCTCAACACTCTCAGAACTTTGATAGTTGGTATGCTAACACTCCAGGTTTAAAAGTAGTAGTGCCTAGTAATCCAATGCAGGCTAAAGGCTTGTTAAAGTCCTCCATAAGAGACAATGATCCGGTGATCTTTATGGAGTCTGAACTTATGTATGGAGATAAAGGAGATGTTCCTGAAGATAATGAATTTTTACTTCCTATTGGTGAGGCAGAAGTAGTGCGGAGTGGTACAGATGTAACTATTGTATCTTTTGGTAAAATGATGAAAGTAGCTTTCGAGGCTGCTGATGAATTGGCAAAAGATGATGTGTCAGCGGAAGTGATAGACCTGCGAACTATTCGTCCCATTGATTATCAGACAGTAGTAGATTCAGTAAAGAAAACCAATCGGTTAGTCATCGTTGAAGAAGCCTGGCCACTGGCAGCAATCTCTTCTGAGATTACTTATCACATACAACGTCATGCATTTGATTATCTGGATGCACCTATTCGCAGAATTAATAATTGGGACGTCCCTCTTCCTTATGCACCTACCTTAATCGAGGAAATACTGCCTAATGCCAAAAAGACAGTGCAGGCTTGTAAAGATGTGATGTACATTTCTTAA
- a CDS encoding glycosyltransferase family 2 protein: MEQVAVIILNYNGLHFLKQFLPSVVNHSTGHRIIVADNGSTDDSLAFLRENYPQVEIMAFQENYGFARGYDEALKLIDNKYSILLNSDVEVTENWINPIIEFMETDDNIAACQPKIRAYHQKDSYEHAGAAGGFIDMIGYPFCRGRIFDILEKDYGQYDDICKVFWVTGACFFVKTKIYRQLGGFDSIFHAHMEEIDLCWRINGAGYQIFFHPASTVYHVGGGTMPVTNPKKTYLNFRNSTGMLYKNASTATIWWKVPLKILIDLLAALKFLWDGKIKDARAVVLANFHFLINLRRWKEKRQISRKLKPGEVKDTVYSGLLVIDRYVMKRKYFSQLKF; the protein is encoded by the coding sequence ATGGAACAAGTTGCGGTTATTATATTAAATTATAATGGGCTTCATTTTTTGAAGCAATTTTTACCTTCAGTTGTTAATCACAGTACAGGACATCGGATCATCGTTGCTGATAATGGCTCTACCGATGACTCGCTTGCTTTCCTTAGAGAGAATTATCCTCAGGTGGAGATCATGGCTTTTCAAGAAAATTACGGTTTTGCCAGAGGTTATGATGAAGCATTGAAGCTGATAGACAACAAATATAGTATTCTTCTGAACTCCGATGTAGAGGTAACTGAGAACTGGATTAATCCGATCATTGAGTTCATGGAAACGGATGATAATATTGCGGCATGCCAGCCCAAAATCAGGGCATATCATCAGAAAGATAGTTATGAACATGCAGGAGCTGCGGGAGGATTTATTGATATGATAGGCTATCCCTTCTGTCGCGGGCGAATATTTGATATCCTAGAAAAGGATTATGGGCAGTATGATGACATATGTAAGGTTTTTTGGGTAACAGGCGCTTGTTTTTTTGTAAAAACTAAGATTTATAGACAATTAGGTGGGTTTGATTCTATTTTTCATGCCCATATGGAAGAAATTGATCTGTGCTGGAGAATCAATGGGGCAGGTTATCAGATTTTTTTTCATCCTGCAAGTACTGTATATCATGTAGGAGGAGGAACGATGCCAGTCACAAATCCTAAGAAAACCTATCTTAACTTTAGAAATAGTACAGGGATGTTATATAAGAATGCTTCTACGGCTACAATTTGGTGGAAGGTCCCTCTTAAAATTTTGATAGATTTGCTCGCTGCTCTGAAATTCTTGTGGGATGGAAAAATAAAAGATGCCCGGGCAGTAGTACTGGCAAATTTTCATTTTCTTATTAACTTGAGACGTTGGAAAGAGAAACGTCAGATCAGCAGAAAGTTAAAGCCCGGGGAAGTAAAGGATACGGTGTATTCCGGACTACTGGTGATCGACAGATATGTGATGAAAAGAAAGTATTTTAGCCAGCTTAAGTTTTAG